One genomic segment of candidate division TA06 bacterium includes these proteins:
- a CDS encoding cobalamin B12-binding domain-containing protein encodes MEKIRILIAKPGLDGHDRGAKVVARALIDAGMEVIYTGLHQTPEMIVEAAIQEDVDAIGLSILSGAHMTLFPKVLDLLKERGADSILLIGGGIIPEQDAEKLKAMGIGRLFGPGTNTSEIVEYIESYFKKKRKH; translated from the coding sequence ATGGAAAAGATCAGAATACTCATCGCAAAACCAGGTCTGGATGGCCATGACAGGGGTGCAAAAGTGGTTGCCAGAGCGCTCATAGATGCTGGTATGGAGGTGATATACACAGGTCTCCATCAGACTCCCGAGATGATAGTGGAGGCAGCCATACAGGAGGATGTAGACGCGATCGGCCTATCGATCCTCTCAGGTGCCCACATGACCCTCTTTCCAAAAGTGCTGGACCTTCTCAAGGAGCGAGGAGCAGACAGCATCCTCTTGATTGGAGGAGGTATCATACCAGAACAGGATGCAGAAAAACTGAAGGCCATGGGTATCGGCCGCCTTTTCGGCCCCGGGACCAACACCAGCGAGATAGTGGAATACATAGAATCCTATTTCAAAAAGAAACGAAAGCACTGA